The DNA segment CCGGGAAGCTGCTTGAACAGCTTCTGGAGCATGGTGCCGATGGTCCGTTCGATCAGCGCCTTGTGGGTGGGGTGCTCCTTCCCGGTGAAGTTCACCTGGATGTAGGCATCGGCGCAGGCGTCCTCGAAATGCCTCGAGTGCGCACCGGATGAGTTGTCGAGCTTGATGCGGTCGGGCCGGAGCCGGACGAATGGCAGGTCGGGGAACTTCGCGAGCAGATCGTCAGGAACCTGCTTGAAGGAGTTGGCATGCCTGACCGTTCTGAGGAGGGATGCGCTGGAGGCTGCCTCCGCGCAGAGGTCCCATCCGACTATCGCCTTGGTGCTGCATTCGACCATCAGGCTCATCGTCGCCGACCCCATGCCGATGCCGGTATCGTCATCGACGAGAAAGACGTAGGGCACGGGCGTCTCGTCGGCCTCGCACAGCGAGCCGAAGGCGGGGGTCTCGCTGAAACCTCCGCCCCCGTAGCGGGCGCGCTTACCTCGCGGCGTTCTCGAGAGACCGAAGAGGTAGGGGGTGCTTTCGTTGGTCACCCGGCGCCAGAAGGTGGTGTAGCTGACTGCCTTGTAGGGTTTCTTCGGCACCTCGAATTTGGCCTCGTCTTCGCCGACGACCCAGACGCCCTCGTCCTCGACGACGAGAGCCGTTCTGTTTAGTGGGAGTCCGTGGTTGATGTGGTGCAGGTCGCGGACATAACGATCGTAGTGGCTCTGGATCTGCCTGTCGTCGTTCGCCAGGCACGCTCCCAGCATGTTGTAGAGCAGGGGTTCGAGCGGATGGCGGCTGACGATTCTCCGCGTCCATCGACCGGCCATGGAGACTCCGTCGCGTGGCTTGCGGCGACCAGGCTCCCCCCGCTCCCTCAGCCACTCCCGGACAGTCGTCGGATGCGGGACCCAGCCGTCCCCGTTCAGTTTGGCAATGTCTGGATTGGCTACCGACCGCGCAATGACGGGTAGCATGGCGTTGTCTGAGAGCGATCCGCAGTGCGCTTCGCAGAAGTTCGTGATCGCGATGCGCAGTTCGGCTTTACTGTCCATCTCGCGGCACTGCTCGGCGTCCAGCTCCATGGCGCGTGCCTGACGACGGGCGTGGCTGCCGAGCGCTTTCGGCCGGAGAATTATCTCCTCGGCCTTGAATAGGGCGTTGATGTCGGACGTGTCGGGGCGCCGGGGATGCCCGTTGCTGTCCTCGATCATGAAGTCGGGATAGGAGGCACCCAGCGGCGCGCGGTAGTATACCGCGCTGTCGCGATCGACGCGCTCGAAGTAGTATTCGCGTCCGGTGATCTCGACGAGATCCCCGCTGTCCTGGTGGAAGGCGAGCGGTTGCGTCATGCCTCATCCTCCTCGAAGCCGGGCAGCGGCTGCTGAGTAGTGGGAGTGGTCGGGGTGAGGACGGACGCTGGTCCCATCTTGGAGTCGAGGTCGACGAAGAACATGCCGCCGGCGACGAGGCGCTCGACCACGGCGTCGCCGTGCAGCGCATCGTAGGGACTGACGAGACCGGCGAGCCGATCCCATCGGATAGGGACGTTCTTCGCGCGCTCGGCCTCGGCGATGACGCGCTCCTCGCGTTGGACCTTGTTGGCCCTCCGTCCGAAGAAGCGGGCGACGTTGTGCTCGCGCTCGTCCGAGCCGCGGATCTCCTCGAGGTAGCGGATCGAGAATTCCCAGCCGCAGCGGCGCACGAATTCCCTCACGCGCCCGAGCTTCTCCCTCTCATCCTCGTCGATGTCATCGGGCGTGCGCTTGACCTCCACGATCTCGATGCGGCCGTCGCGATGGAGGATGGCGATGTCTGGGCGGTAGGTGAACGCCGCTCCGCCGAACGCGATCTCGAAGCGATAGGGGTGGCACTTGAAGTTGAGGACGCTGCCGTCGATCTCGCACTGCATCGCCAGGAGTTCCTCGCCGCGGCCTTCCCCGACCTCGGTCATGCCGGTCTTGATCGACGCCATTTTGAACCGGAGGTGGAGACCGCCCCTGGTGACGACGGGGCGCTCGATGCCGCCGTGTCGGAACGTGACGATCCTCCCGAGCGGAGGTGTGTCCAGGCCGTCCGTTGACCTGACGATACGCCGGCTGTCGGCGGGCTCGCGTTCGTCGCGGAAGTCGGGGATGCACTGCGCCCTCTTCGGAGCGGGGCGGAGGATTCTCACGATGCGAGGCCCCGGCCATGCGCAGCGGCGCGCCAGGTCGGAATGCGGCACGCGCGACTTGCCCACGGTCGATCTGATCTGCGTGCGCGATATCCCGCGTCGAAGTTCGCGGCGGAGGGCACGATGCGCTGGTGGCAGACCTCGTGCCGATCCCGGGGCATTCCCATTCCCCAGTCGGCGTCATCCTCGCTGTGATGCGCCGGATGGGAATCACCCGGTCCCATGCTCGGCCTGTCTTCGAATTCCCGCATCGCGCATCTCCTAAGTGCGTTTCTATCTAGAAGGTGCGCGATTTATGTCAAGGTGCAAATGCGTTGATATGTAGAAACTGACGCGTTAGCCTTCGGAATGCATCGTGGATTGTCTTCAGGCTTGCTCGTCTGCACTGCCCCGAAATGACTTCCGCCAAGGAGAGATTTGCCGCCTTCGTCGCCGGGCTGTCACCGGCTGATCGGTCTAGCTGGGAGACGCTTACACCGTCTCGTCGCGGCGATGCGGAGACACGTTTCGAGATATTCGAGGGGTGGGAGAGCGGCGAGTTGGAAGCCGAGGAGGCGATCCGCCGGTTCGGAAGAAGCCCCAGCCGATTCTACCGCTTGGCTGCGCAGTGGCGCCAGCGCCCGAACCTTGCCGCTCTCGGCGTCGGGGGTTCGGCTCCGCGGAGGCGGGCGAAGCTGGATCCGGACGTCGTGAACCGCCTGCAGTCGCGGGTGGCCGAGGTCGTGAGGTTGAATGCGGATGCAAGCGTCAGCCGGCAGGCAGCGATTCTACTTGAGGTGGCCGGCTACGCTGACGAGAGGCCCATCGGTATGCCGGCGCTTCGAAGGATAGTTGAGGCGGAACGCTGGCGCATCGACGCTGTGCGTAGAGTAGGGCATCAGATCCTCCTCGACTGCTCCGCGATCAACTTCGCCCGGCCTGACGGACGCCCGCATATCCTATTTCTGATTGCCGACGCGGGCACGGGACTTGCCCTAGGGTTCTCCTTGGGCCGGGAGGCGGACGTGCGCTTGGGCTACGCCGCGGCGGCAGCAGAAGCGCTTGGTTGGATAGAGCGCAATGACGCGGTCCTTCCATGGGCTGCGGCGCTCACTCAGACCGTCGTCGTGGCCGGCAATGACGACGATGCGGCGATTGGGTTGGTGAACTGGATGGTATCCGAGGGGATCGGAGGCAACGTCCTGAGAGCGAGCAGCACGCGCAGGTTCGGGAGCCAGTTCCGCAAGCTCTACGGTGAGAGATTGGGCAGGGTCCAGATTACTCCGGCGCGCACGCTCCAAGGGGACGCGCTGCCCGACAATGGAAACATGGCGCCATGGTCTGAGGAGCAGGTCCGCGACGAGCTGTCCCGGACGTTCGCCGCGCACAACAAGATCGTGATCGACGGGTTCAGCGAGACGGGTGAGGCACTACCGCCGAGCACCCTGGTTTCGTTTCTCGATCGGGTCGCCGGGTTGGGGTGAAACCGCGGGAGCGTGGAAGGCGAAGCTCAGTTCCGACCCTTCTTCTTTTGGCTGGTCAAGATACTGAAGCGGCCGACCTCCGCGCGCGTGTCGTTGCTGCCGGCGATCGCATCGACGATCGCTGCACGGGCCATCTGTTCGGTAAGCGCCCGATCGTGGCTGCCCATGACATAGCGGGGCTTCGCTAGGGCGCCGCCGGGCCTGTAGACCGGCCGGAGTGCACCTACCGCATCACCGAGGGCCTGCGCTAATAGCCTTTGCGGTGATTGGCGCGACGGGGTGACGCAGTCCATTTTATGACGGGAAAGCACGGCGGCCCCCGCGGCGCGGTCTTCGCGATCCAGGATCAGTTCGCGACCTGGTCCCAAGCGCGTCGCTCGATTGAGGAGCCTATCGAGGACGGTGGATACCGACGCAGGAGCGAGCCGCGAAGTAGCGATGTGGTATGCGAGTATTGCTCGCTCGGGGAGCGCCACCGCGACGAGCGCGTGGGGAAGGGTTGCGCCGTCTTCTTCCATGGGAAGCTGGAACCAGATCCTCCCGATGACGATGCACGGCGAGCCGTCGAAGCGGAGGCGGCCCTCGCGCCGTTCGCAAAGGATGTGGTTGTATATCGTCGGTCGCGACGGCGCCCTTATGCCCAGCTTCCCGCAGGCTGCCTCGACGGCGGGCGCGACATTGCTGATCTCGGCTCTCATGCCGACCCTCCGGATCTCCTCGCCGGCGATCCGCTTCGCCTGGCCATTCACACCGTAGTCGCGGCTCGACTGCCCGGTCCGTGATCGGACCATCATCGTGGGATCGCGGTGATTGCGCCAGGCGCTGACGAGGCGGGTGAACTGCCAGCGGGTCATGCCCAGGGATTCGGCGGCCGCGACTGTGTCGCTGCCCGTGGGCCGGGTCAGGTCGAGATACCGTTCGATTACGGCGATGCGTCGGCGCGCCTCGACGAGGCGCGTGGGTTCGACACCGGAGAAGTCCGGTTCGGTCATGGGTGGTCACCTTCTGCTATTGCTATGGGATGGGGCGGGCTGGTCGCGTGGGCCGCGCAGAGATCTCGGGGCGGTCGGCGGCGGCGCAGCCTTTGCGCAGGAGCTGAAGCTGCCGCCGGTGTGACCTCAACCGTTCGTCAACATTGGCGGGGCTAGGGCAGGGCTATGACGAGAACTGCGGATTCGATGGGCCGGCCACGCGGCCGCCCGGTGGCGATGAGTGGGCGGCCGACATTCGCCGGCATGCCGGAAGCGACGTATCTCTGTGACGCCGGATGTCGACCCAATCCGGGGACGCACCTGCCGGTCGTATGGGATGGGTCGGATTTCCTCCCCGCTGGTAAGGTCGTCGGCACAAATCACCGCGCCGCCTATCACGCTGTGGAAATCGCCCTGAGGGATGCCGCTTCACGCGGCGCGCGAGAGGTCGAGATCAGGCTGACGTCCGATCTGGTCTACCGGCAGCTTTCTACGGGTGGCTACTGCAGGAATGCCGATCTGAGGGACCTGCGTGACCTGACGTTCGCTCTTGTGGACGCCGTTGCCCCGACCAGGCTCGTGCTTGTGGAGCAGCCCTTCACACTCGGCGGCACCGTGTTCAGGACCCGGCGCCAGGTCCGCGATCACGTTCTGGCGAGGGCTGCGCGCTAGCGCGCTTCTCGAGCCGCCTGGCGGTAATGTCCTTCGCCCACCGCAACTCGGCCTGGATGCGCGCGCGGTCCGACCCGTCGTTGACCTCGTAGGGTTCCAGCACCAGCGCGAGTTCGATCATGCCCGGGTTGGCGACGGGCAGTGCGAAGGTCTCGATCCAGCGGCCCGGGCCCATGCTGGTGGACTGGGTGGTCGTCGCGAAGACCGCGGCCGAGCACACGAGGTCCCTGAGCTCGATCTGCTCGAGGCGGCTGTCGATATGGCTGCCGACGTATCGGGGCTCGCCCAGCAGCTTCTCTCCGTTGGGTCCGGTGCCTGTGACCTCGTAGACCGTATACCGAGCGTGGCAGAAGCCCTCCGGCACTTTCAGGTTCGGCAGTAGCGCAATGGCCTCGTCGACGTCCAGCGTGTCACCGAGCCCCCTCAGCTTGTGCGCGAAGGCCTGGAGGACCTGCATGTCGTGGTGCACCGCGTCTTCTGCGCCGCGCTCGATGAGCTCCGCCATCGCGCTGGCCATCTGGTCGCCCACGGTCATTTCATTTTCCCTTCAGTGATTGCACTCCACTTTTCCCTCGGTTCATGCAGTTCCGGCTGCTGGCTGGCCGGCGATGCCGCAAGCTGCGGGGACGCCTCCCGGCGCAGCTACCGCGGTTCGCGCGGAGGCTATATGATCCCCATGCGCTCGAGCTGGGCGATCCTGTCGCTCCGTCCGGCCTTCCACACCTCGTCGTCCCATAGATACAGCGAACCGTCGCGCACGACGATGCGCACGAAGTTGCGGCTGTCGGGGTCGATCTGGGTCCTGATGATGGTGGGGAGGGTGATGCGCCCGCCCTTCTCGCCTCGGACCTTCTGATACCGGTCCATGGCAGCCAGCGCGAAGTCGGCGCGCTGGTCGGGAGGCAGGGCCGCGTAGCGTTCCTTGAGCGCCTTGCCGATGCGATCGCCGTTGGTCTTCCAGTCGATCACCCGCACCGCGCCGTCGCCGCCCAGCACGGTGAGATAGGTTCCTCCATGTGCGGTCCAGGGCAGTCGCTCGCGCGCTGCCGGCGGCAGGCTGATCCGGCCTCTTTCCCTGATGCCGATGGTCTGGGTCCACACCCCGCCATCGAGATCGGGGAGCAGTTGCCACGCCGAAGACTGGTCACCCCCCATCGTGGGATGGATTGGGCAAATGGCGAGGCTCTGTCAACAATACATCAAGCGGCACAAACGTGGCTTGTTCACAGGGTTGGGAGGCGTATCGCTATTCCAATCCGCCATCCGTGTTGCTAGTATTGTGGGACGCTTTGGGCAGAATTGGAGAATGTATGGCTTCCCTCGCGCCGACCAGCTTTTGTGGGGCTCTCGTCTGCTGGTCGAGGATGCAGGCGGAGGCTGGGCAGGGTCTTGCCGCGATCGTGGCGCGCAAGGAAGTCGAGCGCAGTGCCGGCGACGGCGTCTTCCTCTGGGGAGTGGGTAACGCGCCGTCTGTTGCGATTGCCGCGCTCGCTCGGCTCAAGGCGCCGGTCCCTGTTATCTTTTCGATCATGAAGGGACGGCCGAAGGCGGTGGACGTGGCTCCTTCCCGCATCGTAGCCTGGCGAAGATACGTCGATGCCGAGGGTGCGGAGCGCGAGCTTCCGGCCGCCTCCATCGTTACCAGCCGGGGCGATTCCGCCAAGGGCGCGAAGCGGGCTCACTACGCGCTGATGTGTCGGTCGCGGGGGCCGCTGTTGCTTTCCGAGGGCGAGGTCTTCGATGTTAGCGCCTACCGCAATGCAGGTGGCAGGGGCGCTCCGGTAGGAGCATCGCAGGTCACGGCCCTGCTGCGCCAGGTCGAGGAGCCGGGCGGTGAGGGCGACTATCATGCCAATCTCCGCGCCGATCTGGACGGGAGCTACTGGGTC comes from the Qipengyuania sediminis genome and includes:
- a CDS encoding DDE-type integrase/transposase/recombinase; translation: MTQPLAFHQDSGDLVEITGREYYFERVDRDSAVYYRAPLGASYPDFMIEDSNGHPRRPDTSDINALFKAEEIILRPKALGSHARRQARAMELDAEQCREMDSKAELRIAITNFCEAHCGSLSDNAMLPVIARSVANPDIAKLNGDGWVPHPTTVREWLRERGEPGRRKPRDGVSMAGRWTRRIVSRHPLEPLLYNMLGACLANDDRQIQSHYDRYVRDLHHINHGLPLNRTALVVEDEGVWVVGEDEAKFEVPKKPYKAVSYTTFWRRVTNESTPYLFGLSRTPRGKRARYGGGGFSETPAFGSLCEADETPVPYVFLVDDDTGIGMGSATMSLMVECSTKAIVGWDLCAEAASSASLLRTVRHANSFKQVPDDLLAKFPDLPFVRLRPDRIKLDNSSGAHSRHFEDACADAYIQVNFTGKEHPTHKALIERTIGTMLQKLFKQLPGHNYDIALMRQFGFEPDKQILCTLSKARELLDRAAFTYNISRHRGL